In Paludibaculum fermentans, the genomic stretch GGAGGCAATCCTCCCCACCTCAACTGTTTGTTTGGGGGAACACTGGCTTCTGCTCTTATTTCGGATGGTGGGCCTGGGTAGATTCGAACTACCGACCTCATCCTTATCAGGGATGCGCTCTAACCAACTGAGCTACAGGCCCAGGAGATACTGGTGGAGCTGATCGGGATCGAACCGACGACCTCCTGAATGCAAATCAGGCGCTCTCCCAGCTGAGCTACAGCCCCCTGTTGTCAGGATTCGAGACTGAGTTATTACTAACTCAGCCCCGATCCCTTTACAGGTTATCGAGGCCGATTGAACGCGACACCGGGAGTCCAGCTCACCGGCGATAGTTATTCCATTTCGAAGACCTAAGTGGAGTGCCAGAACAGGTGGGCTGTTTCAGTCTTCTCATCCCTGCAATCTTGCGACTGCCGGACAATCAGACCTTCTGCCGTACCTTTGGACCAGGTTTTGATGTCCCCATACACAGGAACCCTGATCTATTTCTCTCTTAGAAAGGAGGTGATCCAGCCGCAGGTTCTCCTACGGCTACCTTGTTACGACTTCACCCCAATCATGAGTCACACCTTGGGCCGCTGCCTCCCTTGCGGGTTAGCATACGGACTTCTAGTACAACCCACTTTCGTGATGTGACGGGCGGTGTGTACAAGGCCCGGGAACGTATTCACGCCGGCATGCTGATCCGGCATTACTAGCGATTCCAGCTTCACGCAGGCGAGTTGCAGCCTGCGATCCGAACTGAGACCGGTTTTTTCCGATTTGCTCCCCCTCGCGGGTTAGCGTCGTATTGTACCGGCCATTGTAGCACGTGTGTAGCCCTGGACATAAAGGCCATGCTGACTTGACGTCATCCCCACCTTCCTCCAACTTATCGCTGGCGGTCCCCTGATAGTTCCCAACTTAATGATGGCAAAACAGGGCAAGGGTTGCGCTCGTTGCGGGACTTAACCCAACATCTCACGACACGAGCTGACGACAGCCATGCAGCACCTCGACTGAACCCCCTTGCGGAGTAACCATGTTTCCACAGTCGTTGATCAGCCGTTCGAGCCCAGGTAAGGTTCTTCGCGTTGCGTCGAATTAAACCACATGCTCCACCGCTTGTGCGGGCCCCCGTCAATTCCTTTGAGTTTCAGCCTTGCGACCGTACTCCCCAGGCGGCAAACTTAACGCGTTAGCTTCGGCACGCACCCAATGAAGGGCGCACACCAAGTTTGCATCGTTTAGGGCGTGGACTACCAGGGTATCTAATCCTGTTTGCTCCCCACGCTTTCGTGCCTCAGTGTCAGTCATGGTCCAGGACGCCGTCTACACCGCAGGTGTTCCTCCTGATATCTACGCATTTCACCGCTACACCAGGAATTCCACGTCCCTCTCCCACACTCTAGTCGACCAGTTTTCGGCGCACCCTCCCAGTTAAGCCGGGAGATTTCACACCAAACTTAGCCAACCACCTACGCACTCTTTACGCCCAGTAATTCCGAACAACGCTTGCTGCCTACGTATTACCGCGGCTGCTGGCACGTAGTTAGCCGCAGCTTCTTCTCCGGGTACCGTCATTATCGTCCCCGTCGAAAGAACTTTACACCCCGAAGGGCTTCATCGTTCACGCGGCGTCGCTGCATCAGGGTTTCCCCCATTGTGCAAGATTCCCCACTGCTGCCTCCCGTAGGAGTCTGGCCCGTGTTTCAGTGCCAGTGTGGCCGTGTGCCCTCTCAGGCCGGCTACCGATCGTCGCCTTGGTGAGCCATTACCTCACCAACTAGCTAATCGGCCGCGGGCTTCTCTTCCTGCGCCTTACGGCTTTCTCCTCTCGGACGTATGCGGTATTAGCCCTAGTTTCCCAGGGTTATTCCCCACAAGAAGGTAAATTACCCACGTGTTACTCACCAGTGCGCCACTTTACTCAGGATTGCTCCCTTTCTCGTTCGACTTGCATGTGTTAAGCGCGCCGCCAGCGTTGATTCTGAGCCGGGATCAAACTCTCGTGTATATACATTTGAGTTTTTCGTTCCGGTTTGACTCAAGTCTGAAACGGAATTAACTTCGCGTTCAATCAGATTTTCAATGATCTGAGCAGTCCCAACCGATCCACCGAAGTGAAAGAGCCGGTAACTACTGGCCTCGAACTCGTTTTGGCGCGCACTTGACTACCCCTGGATCTCTTTACTGCACGATCCAGGTCTCGCAAGTTTCAGCCAAGAACTTTTGGAAACTTGAAGAACTGCTTCTTCTAGCTCTCCGACCAGCTCAGCGTCCCGCTTTCGCGTCTCGCGTCTCGCTTTTCGTCGGCGCCCATCAGCTAGACTAACAAGCTCTTAGCCCTTGCGCAACTGTTTTGGCCATTTTTCGTGCCGATTCCGTGAATTTGCCGATTTCGCTCGTTTGCGGGCGAACAAAAGGCGATACTCGGTTCGTTCCCGCTACTGCCGGGACGATTTCCGCACTACCCTCGACAGCGCACCGGGCGGCCCCGCATGACATCCATGTCGTCGTCATGCGGACGTGACCCGGACTATCCAGAACACGTCGTCAGCGCAGGCGAAGGCCTTGCGATCGGCCAGCGAGGATGCGAGCGAGGGCAGCCTTTCAAGGGCCGGCGTCACCGACGGTATTGAGATGGTGGCCCCCGGCGCCAGGGCGCACTTATAATTGCCCCCGATCATGTTTGTGATCTCCCCCAGCACGTCATGGACTTCGTCATCCACTTCGCCGGGCGGATCCATGGCCAGGAACAGGCCAGTCAGGCGGCAGGCGCTCTGTGGTGAGGTCTCCAGCATGAGTTCCCCGCTCCAGCTCCCTTTCAGGCAGATGGTAGCGGCCAGATGGTCAGGCTGGGGCGACCAGGCCCTGTCGACCTGTTCCACCTCCACGCCCATCATCAACTGGAATACCGACGAGACGATCTGTTGAAGTTCAATATCCTCAACCGAAGTGATTCCTGATTGCGTCGCCATAGTTCCCCCTCAACGCGCGATGTACACCACAGCCGAACCGACCATCCGCCGCTCATAGAGGTCATCCAAGCCGATTGGAGCCTCCGCTGTGCCTAGCAGCAGCCATCCTCCCCTGAACATAGTGCCGTGCATCTGCCGCAGGATTGTCCGGCGCGTCTCGATATCGAAGTACACGAGGACGTTCCGGCAAAACACCAGATCGAACGGCCCCAACGACCGCATGGAGTTGCGCAGGTCGAAGGATTCGAACCGGACCATGGACCGGATCTGGTCGTTGAGTTGCCAGTCCAGTGCGACACGGCGGAAGTATTTCAGCAGCAGGGACACGGGCAGACCGCGGTTGACCTCAATCTGGAGGTATTTGCCCTGACGCGCTTTTTCGACGACGTGGGAGGTGAGGTCGGTGCCAAGAATCTGAACATTCCACCCGCCGAAGCCCTCCTCCATCAGGAGTAGCGCGAGGCTGTAGGCCTCCTGGCCGGTGGATGAAGCCGCGGACCAGCAGTTCAACTTGCGCGTGGCGTGGCGCAGCTCCTTCACTTCCGGCAGCAGGACGCGGGTAATGGCGTCGTACTGGCCGGGTTCCCGGAAGAAGTAGGTCTCATTGGTGGTCATCGCCTCGATGACCTGTTTGCGGACCTCGTCTCCTCCGGTTGCCCTGATGAGCGAACAGAGGTCATTGATCGACTGCAAGCCGCGGGCGCGGGC encodes the following:
- a CDS encoding chemotaxis protein CheX: MATQSGITSVEDIELQQIVSSVFQLMMGVEVEQVDRAWSPQPDHLAATICLKGSWSGELMLETSPQSACRLTGLFLAMDPPGEVDDEVHDVLGEITNMIGGNYKCALAPGATISIPSVTPALERLPSLASSLADRKAFACADDVFWIVRVTSA
- a CDS encoding CheR family methyltransferase, translated to MATLTSALGSIDPGNYNFLQDVVYRGSGIVLDHEKHYLFESRLSPVARARGLQSINDLCSLIRATGGDEVRKQVIEAMTTNETYFFREPGQYDAITRVLLPEVKELRHATRKLNCWSAASSTGQEAYSLALLLMEEGFGGWNVQILGTDLTSHVVEKARQGKYLQIEVNRGLPVSLLLKYFRRVALDWQLNDQIRSMVRFESFDLRNSMRSLGPFDLVFCRNVLVYFDIETRRTILRQMHGTMFRGGWLLLGTAEAPIGLDDLYERRMVGSAVVYIAR